The nucleotide sequence ATCCCATTACCTCTTTAATTAACATTAAACGAGCACCACTTGAAAGTAAGGGCACTTTCCAAGATACAAGCCTTTTCCAAAACTTAGCAGTGACGTCATTCCAATGAGAAATGTGAGTCATGTTTGCTCCGATTAGAAAGCCTAAATACTTAGTTGGAAGAGATCCACTTTTGCAACCCGAGTTCAAAGCGCAAGAATCAATTACATCTTGTTGAACGCCTATGCCAAAAATCAAAGACTTACCAACATTCATGCGTAAATGCGAAGACAAGTAGAATATGtgataatgatacgcatatccgaatGCCTATGCGGAATACGCATCCAAGTCCTAACCTGCTTACTAGATGCCATCATCTACGTATGCTATGAATAAAACCAAGGGTATAGCTGTGTCTCCTATGAGCCTATACCAATGGATGCGGTCTTTAATGACTTGGTCAAAATAGTTTACATTGCACGCTAAGCTAAATGATAAGACCAACCTTATTCGGTTTCCTTAAATAACACATGTTAGTTAGGAAAGGAGATCACGATTATAGGGGGGATAGAATCCTATTCAAACCCTAATTGTtagcctataaatacatggctctaaAATCCTAAGAGGTACACGTTACATTCTACGTAACACAAAGCATACTCTCACGTACGAACTTCATACGTACGATCTTCATCATCGTTCAAGACTTTCAAGTAAGTTCACTGAACTATGAATCCTTCATGTCTTGGGGCCACTCAACcttgtatgctaggttgttggtggactcacgATCGGCCACCCCACCGAGATCACACTAGTTCCGGTGCGGGTTATCCACGACTGTTGTCGGAGGTTCGAATATCGTTTGTCCCTAAACCTTAGttattgcactcaagcgtaggttcaccctaAACCTAtgaaaaatatgcttgatcatgtgAAGAACTCGTAAAATGTTATCCATATACGTTTGATTCCATTCCGACATGATAATGAAATCGTCCGCGTACATGAGATGAGATAAAGAAAAACCTCGAATTTTCAACCTTTACGCCTTCAATCACACTAGATCCTTCACTTTTTCCAACACAGAATGCAACCCCTCAATcacaataataaaaagaaaagggtTAAGGGGATCACCTTGGCATAAACCTTTTTGAATCGGGAATTCACGATAAGGGCTTCCATTTATTAGAATAGAGGTGTAAGCTGAATGCAAACATCCTTTAGTCCAATTTCCCCATCGCTCCCCAAAACCAAAGAACAAAAGCATATGGTCTAAAAAATCTCAATCAACGGAATCATAAGCTTTTTTGAAATCAATCTTAAAAAGCATCATCTCCGCTTTTTCTTCTTAACATACGACATAACCTCACTTAATATGAGAGGTCCATCTAAAATCCGCCTTCCTTTAATGAATGCTGATTGTTCCGGACTAATTATAGTTTCAATTACCACAGCTAAAAGATTAGTGAGAATTTTTTAGATGATCTTGAAAATGTTAGCGTATCTAAGATTGTTATTAGACATTAGTCTTATATTATGTAAACttagttactaagaaaacttagctaTCAAGTATTCTTAACTATTAAGGATACTTAGCTATTAAGTATTCTTAGCcattaagtattcttatccattaaggtTACTTAGTTattaagtattcttatccattaagaatacttagctattaagtattcttatccattaaggatacaTAGATATTTTAATATCCTTAGTTTTTAAGAAATTATCGATATTCGTGATACTTACCTCTTAAGTTTTCATAGAGGTTAAGAAAGTTAGTTTTTTGTAACCTATAAATAGGAGTTGTAATCAAGAGTTGTATAAGATAACAAATCTTCAAATAATACACTCAATCTTCTAATTATTTCTATTTTACACTTCCATTATTTATTCTAATCTacttagcaacaaagtcttgctatttTAATCTTTAGCAATAAAGTCTTGCTACCTTAATCTTTCAAGTGTAGAATTCTATTCTATCCTTGAACATTtacagtggtatcagagctctcTTCTTAAGGGGCCGTTTTATTCACGCTAAACAAATTTTAGACTAGACATGACATCTAGTTCAACTGCTCCAGCAATTCCAACATTTAATGGATTGCACTATCATATTTGGGCAGTAAAGATGAAGACATATTTGAAGTCTCAAGGTTTATGGAAGGTTGTAGAGACTGATGAAGATCCTCCAGCACTCATAGTAAACCCAACTGTTGCTCAACTAAGAAAGTATGAAGAAGAGTTGTTGAAGAAAGATAAGGCACTTACCTATTTACATTCAGGACTTGCTGATCAAATTTTCACCTCGATTATGGACTTGGACACACCAAAAGCTGTGTGGGATAAAATCCAAGATACCTATAAAGGTTCTGATAGAGTAAAAGCTGTTAGATTATTGAATCTCGGGCGAGAGTTTGAATTGTTGAAAATGAACGATGATGAACTCGTGAAAGATTATTCATCGCGAATAATGGATGTTGTTAATCAAATTAGACTTCCCGGTGATAAGATTTCAGACCAGAAAGTGATGGAAACGATAATGATAAGTGTTCCTCAAAAGTTTGAAGCCAAAATTTCTGCAATAGAAGAATCTTATGATGTTAGCATCCTTACAGTTTCTGAACTAACAAGCAAGCTTCAAGCACAAGAACAAAGGGTCTCTATGAGATCCGAAGAAAAGGTTGAAGGTGCTTTTCAAGCTTCTTTCAAAAATAACAAGGCTGGGAATTCAAGACAAAACACATATAAGAGAGGAAATTATAAAGGAAATAAAAGTTCAAATTCACGAAGCTCCTCTTCAACATCAAAGAAAGGTACtttctgttggtcccttgataacaacaggagtattgtagggggggtgaatacaatttcttttcaattaactaaacagttaaactcgattagtattcaatcatgcaaataaatagagtcacaggtaatttttaacagttattctttattgattgaatcacaaagaatcacaactatccttggcagaatgatagttggttgataaagattacctagattatagctaagaggtaaactaacagctattacacattttgactctataaaataaacccacaccactagttgtaacaatagaggatacaacaatttatagtggtcctattaaccgtgtaatggttctattgtccactggtacataggatgtctgtacttgtggagacaactatatcagagagcatgctctcttatttcctctttggtagctatttgcaggaacactccaattcggtttggcaccactatttgattaaacaaatagaatgttgtgttccctaggtgatgacaaagtataacccatgtctgtacatgcgttaaccttctgcattcccacgtggtcttgtaaggtcacttgtcagccgccgacgcgtgtccttttctgttcaactttgtctttgacttctgttgaatagtaccattgatgtagaccactcgggaaaacgactatgcttataatggaacatagctgtcttgtgtagtgagctgcattccaactgtgctggttcttcattgctgagccacttcatgttcttgatttgctgagaacacatcctgtgctgattgaagaacactgtctaccttgtgctggtagactgagcagcaaactaaacactcgacacagctacatctgctgtctatacatgaacaaacttgtgctgactgcacataacactttagtgcaaataaattacagttttgtcataattaaatccttaattattttggggactcaacaatctccccctatttgatgatgaaaaaacctatgacatgtagagaaaacactaaagtcagcacgGAAGGACCAAAAAAATAAattggcagtaaatttgtccctttttaagtttgttttgggatcttttgctgagttatccatatcttataatttgatatgattttgaagataaactcatttcactttcattgcaacacaatatgtacagtaattacaacaacagcagaatgaaaagtgaattaaacaaaagctACAATTTAAGCACAtatgagactatctatctttatctttttctcgttcttcttcagatagctcctcttgtttgattctccaggcttcagggaacagataaggtacatcagcagggtcaaacacaaggatatgaggaggtagaatgatggggcctttttcggttggtccttcaccagtagattgctttcctttaggtttttgagagaggacttcatctacattcaccactggtgcattcgcaaaccttgttgctttcttgaagagctgttggagttcagatttaagcgtattttttatagcactttcacctttaccaatgaaatactccaagatctccatccattcactaaatccaagggatcttaactcatcatagtttattctttcttgaactttATTCTCCCTTACAATATTAAATGCTCGTTTTGACCCTCTGTtgactttgatgatcctgctgggattggatcttctatacatctgataatgctaaaaacgaacatatatttcatagcattattcctcaagaaagacaagcttttagttgcaattgttctatttacaagagatattcgtttaaataataaaaggtgaagacaaaagacagattcgacgaattgaagacgcaaacgaccaaaaagctcaaaagtacaaaagacaatcaaaaaggttccaattattgataagaaacgtctcgaaattacaagagtacaagattcaaaacgcaaagtacaaaatataaaattgtacgcaaggacgttcgaaaatccggaaccgggaccagagtcaactcttaacgctcgacgcaacggactaaaaattacaagttaactatgtatataaatataatataatatataattaattatattaattatatatatattatatttataaataaaaaaccgtcggcagagaaaaactccaaggactgagctataaaagtaacctccgcgactcgcggagtttgaagaggcttttgccgcgagtcgcggagccccaaatttcaactctggctataaagcaaaccgaattctgatcatttttcatatctataatctctcttctctcatatatacgaaaaatatatatatatatatatatatttataatttatattttaattttaattataattctaataataagggtatgttagcgaatattgtaagggtgtaagtcgaaattctgtccgtgtaacgctacgctatttttaaatcattgtaagttatgttcaacctttttacattaatgtctcgtagctaagttattattatgcttatttaaaacgaagtaatcatgatgttggactaattactaaaattgggtaattgggctttgtaccataattggggtttggacaaaagaacgacacttgtggaaattagactatgggctattaatgggctttatatttgtttaactaaatgaaagtttgttaatgttaatataaagatttacaattgggcgtccctataaattaccatatacactcgatcggacacgatggacggggtatttatatgtacgaataatcgttcatttaaccggacacgggaatggatttatagccactagaataattaaaacaggggtgaaattacattcaagggtaattggtgtaattgttaacaaagtagtaaaaccttggtttacacgaagtcgataacctggtgtattcattaaacaaagtattaaaaccttgttacaattcgaatccccaattagttggaatatttaacttcgggtataagaataatttgatgaggacactcgtactttatatttatgactgatggactgttatggacaaaaaccagacggacatattaaataatccaggacaaaggacaattaacccatgggcataaaactaaaatcaacacgtcaaacatcatgattacggaagtttaaataagcataattcttttatttcatatttaatttcctttattttatatttaattgcacttctaattatcgcacttttatttattgttatttaatcgcacttttaattatcgtactttttaattatcgcaagtttattttatcgcacttttattattcgcaatttcattatcgttatttactttacgctttaatttaagtcttgtatttattttatattttacattaggttttaactgcgactaaagtcttaaaatcgacaaaccggtcattaaacggtaaaaaacccccctttataataataatattacttatatatatatatttgtatttttataaaagtaaactaatatagcgttgagctttgtttaaagatttccctgtggaacgaaccggacttactaaaaactacactactgtacgattaggtacacttcctataagtgttgtagcaaggtttaagtatatcccatttgtaaataaataattaaaacttgtcatttttgtagccggggaatatcttaaaagccggaagcgcaacgctaatataaaaaaaaaaagattttttgtttacttttattaaaattcgcttttgtaaaaatacgttttaattattcaaaaatataaaaagaaaaacaaaaatataagtatttttttttaagattttgttaaatatttaagttttataagtttctttatttttattttagtttataaaaatataagtttaattttaatatcttttatttatataaaaattaaaaacagaaaataaaataaataaataaataaagaaaaacgcgttgaagataaaacttgtcagctgaaattctgaaccccgcgactcgcggggtattctttataaattaccgcaactcgcggagcctttctgacaggcgacaaaaaaccctaatcctgcattaattacgggttattattaattataattattatttaaacctaattattattattattattagttttatttttatttttactttttatttaatttatgtatttagtattaattagttttattaaattgtaaaattagtagttttattaaaaaaataatataaaaataatatttttataaaaattgtactttttacaactttttatatatttttatattttgtccctttttaatcgttgtagcgtaatatttgtattttttagctcatatttaattttaaacttagtatttgctataatcatttttactcctagatttttaggctttgccgtagaattccttaagtgctttttctttagactaagatttaggtgctttagaattttgcgacgcctttttaagttttagtttctttttaagttatttccatttgggatttagtttttcctgtaagctttaatatttttagaccttttactatgtaccaattatcattccaattagtaatatcaatttgcgattataattttaagttagttgtagtaataaggttaggttagttaagtatttttaagtttttataagtttcttttatttttccgtcaccttttatttttcaaccattttttctttttcaacctttttcgacgaactctttttctctcttatttctcgccattctagtttttaggacttagaattttttctacttcttatctaaatttcttaaaattacgaaaatctattttgagtggttaaattgatagacatcaaaattttctggttcgtagtaatagttggatttgtacgtggaccgggttattggagccaaacagtcctcaattatattgagaccaaacgaatcctgcccctctgctgcatcttttggctattcaaaacgtgggcaaaatcagaaaagtctattgattggataacttattataatttttctttcctttttaaaaactaataggatattcagtgaatgcaccgagcaagacgttcatcaccttttgtacgttcaccacctgtaactcgatcaagacatcgtttaacaaatataaccgccgttgatttttctttagaatcgtcatccagtcaaccaagtacttcagttcaaatttccgataatccattttttgaacccaacctcacaattgagaatccggagaatattcaggaacggttcgtagatcctgaaccattaaactttcctccggaaccaccaatcattcaaacagagattgttgaggaacgaactattaaatcagaatcatctagtgataccgattcaacaaattcaattatggagaatctggaacctttaagtatggaagaccgaatgagagctaaacgcactggccaaggtcacgcaattactcatctagacattaatgcgccagattatgaaatcaaaggacaaattctacacatggtgactaatcaatgccaatttagtggtgcgccgaaggaagatccaaatgaacatctacgtacctttaataggatctgcacactatttaaaatccgagaagtggaggatgaacagatatatctcatgttatttccctggactttaaagggagaagccaaagattggttggaatcgttacctgaaggggcgatcgatacatgggacgttttaattgacaaatttcttaaacaattctttcctgcatctaaagccgtaagacttcaagaagaaattgttacgttcacacagaaaccaaatgaaactctatatgaggcgtggacaagatatggaaagttgttaagaggatgtccgcaacatggtttagacacctgtcaaatagtacaaatattctaccaaggatgcgacatcactacaagaaaagacatagatatagcagctggtggttctattatgaagaaaaccgaaactgatgcttacaaaattattgataacactgcttcccactcacatgagtggcaccaagaaaaagatatcattagatcatctaaagcagctagagccgattctagtcatgacttagattccatttccgcaaagatagatgctgtagagagacgaatggaaaagatgactaaggatattcactcaatacgaattagttgtgagcagtgtggaggaccacatttgacaaaagattgtctcagtattgaattaacaatggaacaaagagagaatatttcatacataaaccaaaggcctggaaataattatcagaataattatcaaccaccaagaccgatttacaatcaaaaccagaattataaccgaaatattccatacaacaaccaacaaggtcctagcaatcaacaagtatccaataatacttacaatcagcaaagacctaattttcaaaacaaaccaccacaacaaaccgatgataaaaagccgaatttagaagatatgatgacgaagctagttgaaactcaaacacagtttttcacatctcagaaacaaaccaatgaacaaaatgctcaagcatttagaaatcaacaagcttctattcaaaatctggaacaagaagtaagtaacctagcaaggttaataggtgaaagaaaaccgggaagtctacctagtgatacaaacgctaacccccggaatgaaacagctaaagctattaccacaagaagtggtacaacacttaaaccacctgaaatacctgtaacttctgatgaaactattcctactccacaagaaccacaacctgatcaagataaggaaaaagaaccggtagttgaaaaggttaatgaagataacacagttaaggataaaccttatgttaaaccataccaaccaccacttccttacccgagtaaaatgaagaaagaaaaacttgaagccgagcaatccaaatttttggatatgtttaaacagataaatgtaaatcttcctttcattgatgtgatttcaggaatgccaagatatgctaaattcttgaaagatctaatctcaaatagaaagaaaatggaagaactctcagctgttactatgaatgctaattgttcagcagtgctgttgaataagataccagaaaaactatctgatccaggaagtttcacaattccatgttttctgggtagtcttagttcaatagaagcattggcagacttaggtgctagtataaatctaatgccgtattcactatacgctaaactagaccttggagaattaaaaccaaccagaataagcatacaactagccgatagatcaataaaatatcctagagggataatggagaacatgctagttaaagttggtactttagtatttccagtagattttgttgttttggacatggaagaagattctcaagttcctctcatattaggaagaccattcttaaacacggctaaagcaatgatagacgtgttcggtaagaaactgaccctaagtatagaggatgagagtgttaccttttcagttgatagagcaatgcaatagccacaatctgcagatgatacatgttattatattcaaactatagatgcacatgcagaattattagaagaatttccagaattacaaggaacaggagaatgttctttaggagaaggtaatgaaccaattgatgaagctgaaatgttagctacacttatagctaatggatatgaaccaacaacagaagaaattcaaatgctaaaagaagaagacagatatcgatataaatcatcgatagaagaacctccgaaattagagttaaagccacttccaaaccatttggaatacgcttatttacatggtgaatctgaattacctgtaataatatcgtcttctcttactgaaaatgagaaatcacaactcatttctgtgttgaaagctcataaaccagccattgcatggaagattcatgatattaaaggaataagtccttcgtattgcacacataaaatccttatggaagaaggtcataaaacgtatgtgcaacgccaacgaagactaaatcctaatatgcaagatgtagttaagaaagagattattaaactgctagatgcaggtttaatttatccaatttctgatagtccatgggtaagcccagttcaatgcgtgcctaagaagggtggcatgactgtcattacaaatgagaaaaatgagcttattcctactaggactgtaacaggatggcgtgtatgtattgattatagaaaattaaatgacgccaccagaaaagatcactttcccttacctttcatagatcaaatgttggaaagattagccggaaatagttactattgttttctagatggattttccggatattttcaaattccaatagcacccgaggaccaagagaaaaccacattcacgtgcccttatggtacttttgcttacaaacgcatgccatttggactttgtaacgcccctgcaacctttcaaaggtgtatgatggcgatttttcacgacatgatagaagaatgcatggaagttttcatggatgacttttcagtcttcggtgatacatttaaatcatgtctagttaatctggaacgaatgctaattagatgcgaaaaatcaaatctagtacttaattgggagaaatgccatttcatggttaaagaaggcatcgttcttggacataaaatttcaaaagaaggaattgaagtggatagagctaaagtagatgtaattgctaaacttccacatcccacaaatgttagaggagttaggagttttctagggcatgccggtttttaccgacgttttataaaagatttttctaaaattgccactcctatgaataaactcctagaaaaggatgcgccattcatcttttcagatgagtgtatcaaatcttttaatattcttaaagaaaaactcactaatgcgccgatcatgataacaccaaattggaatctaccatttgaactaatgtgcgatgcaagtgattttgcaatgggagccgttttaggacaaaggattgaaaaacgatttcaacctatatattatgctagtaagacattacaaggagcacaaacgaactatacaactacggaaaaagaactccttgctattgtctttgcttttgacaaatttcgatcatatctcgttctagcaaaaacggtggtctataccgaccattctgctcttagatacctattttcaaaacaagatgctaaa is from Rutidosis leptorrhynchoides isolate AG116_Rl617_1_P2 chromosome 10, CSIRO_AGI_Rlap_v1, whole genome shotgun sequence and encodes:
- the LOC139870311 gene encoding uncharacterized protein; this encodes MTSSSTAPAIPTFNGLHYHIWAVKMKTYLKSQGLWKVVETDEDPPALIVNPTVAQLRKYEEELLKKDKALTYLHSGLADQIFTSIMDLDTPKAVWDKIQDTYKGSDRVKAVRLLNLGREFELLKMNDDELVKDYSSRIMDVVNQIRLPGDKISDQKVMETIMISVPQKFEAKISAIEESYDVSILTVSELTSKLQAQEQRVSMRSEEKVEGAFQASFKNNKAGNSRQNTYKRGNYKGNKSSNSRSSSSTSKKVCQNTNHQEVDCWFKDKPNFKCNFCKTFEHIERYCRAKKNQGQTKELQLANVSEEN